The nucleotide window gtcaggaagatcctctggagtagaaaatagTTTAATTTGTAGCCCAGAAGCCCATGTTGTTGAAGGTTGAAAGCTATTGCTGTTCATGATCTTGGGGTTTTCAGGAATCCATCctgatttttccacagttttcctTGGTCCACTGACCAGAACTTAATGTAGTGTAGTTATGAGGGATTTGAACATAGATTAAACAGATGTCTGTCTCTATGGTCTACATCTGTGGCTTGTTTAATACATCTCAGTATTTTGTTGAAAGTTTTCTTAGTGAAACTTTGTAGGCAATTGCACTATTTTGCTTGTGATCAGTTATTACTTTTTCTATGTTTATGGGTAGTCAAGTTTGTCCTCTATTATGAAAAGTAAATCATCAAATTTAAATGTCTAATCTTGGGGAGGCTTTTGTATTTCATCATAGGTTAACTTTTATCTTCTCTTTCACTAGCAACCCCATCTGATAAAATTTatcttgtatatatatgtattttttttcgattatgtctttttttttttccctttatctgACTCATCACTAAATATTCTTATCTGATTTCTCAAATGACACTTTCAGCCTTTTCTGGCTGATTCCATATTATCTCTTGGTGCAACTCTCAAACCAGTAGTTTATTTAACAAACTGCTGTGGTCAGTCCTTCACCAGGTGGTAATATTTCTTTTTAGTGATATTCCCCTTTTGAATAGAGTTAAAAGCTTTACTTTAAGATTTTAGATTTCTCTAAGCTTAATTTTCCGTTAGATATTGGAATTGAAATCACGTGTCATTTACTAGTGCCTTAACAAATTGATTTGTGGAACAGTTAATTTATGAGTTCAAACAAAGTGGAGCTATAATGATTCATAATTAAATTGTGCTAATAGCATTTGACTTTTATTTCCATATTAAATACCTGACTTTTGAAAATTCTCCCTTTTAAGCTGAATTCAAAACACATCACTAATAAACCCTGTCTTGGAAGTTTCTTGAACTCCCTCTCTTTTGGCTAGTATAGTGTAATAAGCTTGGAACTTTCTGTCCAGCTTGTTTTCTTGAAATGTAAAGCATGATACAGTTGCCAGGACAAGCTCGGAGTACAAAGTGTTTCTGAGAGAGCACTGTTCACTCCTGGAGCATGTGgaaactctttttcttttcctttcagagtAGCACAGAAGAGGGAAGATGCTGTCTCCAAAGAAGTGACTCGGAAACTTTCTGAAGCTGATAATAGAAAGATGTCTCGGAAGGAAAAGGATGAAAGGTTTGACTCCCTATTTAAAGTGTTTATGGTAACCAGAAAGGGGGGTATTtgtagaaaataaagtttttttggtTTCTGCTTAAAGAACATGGGTATCAGAATTGTCTGAGAGGAATGTTGGTGTTGTAGAAGTTGTTGTAATGAGGATAATTGTCCTTTTGAGCATTTATTACCACCAGATACTTTCCTCCAGAGAGCCCCACGAGGTAGGTGCTCTTGTTTTCTCCACTTTATGCCTGAGGACTCTGAGGTACAGAAAGCTAGGGCACGCTGCTCCAAGGTCATAGGTCAGTGTGTGGTAAGGCCAGAGTGAGAACACAGGCAGTCTGACATGAGCTTGTGCTCCACTGTTCTGCCAGGCTAGGAGCGTGCAGAGCTGTGTGCAGTGCTTGGCTTTGCCACTCATTAGCTGTGCAACCTTTAGATATCACCTAACCCCTGTGTCTGAAGGCTTTACATTGTGTTCTGTGTAAGCATTTTTAGGTGGTGGTATTTCTGCTCCTGAATGTCTCTGGGCACATCTGGTTGTTGGACATCTGCAttgtttgggaaaaagaaaacaattaggtTTGTCTCCTGTTGCCCAATTCTTTGCCATATTTATTAGCGCCATCCCCAGTTTTTCCTGCCAGCTGCTGTTAGAAGTCTAACGAACAGTCTAAAGTCTGAATACAAGTCTCTGAACAACTGAATAAACTTGTGCTTAAGAGTTGCCAGATGGTTTAACGAAGTCGTAAGTTGAGCCTGTTTTCATGGATCTTAAGTTTAGTATCCATAGGTGCTTTGTGAAATGGAATTTTTATCCCACTTTGCTCCAGAAAGACTTTGTGGGGACTTACAATATTAAATTGCATATAAAACTAAGCAgtacaattttaaaagatcagaAACCGATGAAAAGTAAGAAGAGGTGGATGAATGAGGACCTCAGGGTTAGTTACAGCAGTTGGGCACAGAACTTAGCTCTGAGCTTCCAAGTGTCAGAGGGCACGTCTGAGGTCATCCAGCTTTCATTGTCGGATGAGAAGCAGCAGGCATGTCCTTCTGAAGAGAAACTTTGCTGGCACTGAATCTTGGACAGACTTTATCAAGTGGATCCTTACGTAAGGGACACAGAGTAACTTAATGAACAGTGTCTTCTACAGTGGTTTTGGACAGGCACCAAAACATTACTGAAGTGATTATGTCCTATGAATCCTTCATAAAACTGAAGGAACACTATTAAAGTCCTCAGAGCAAAGGCCTGTGGTTTCAGGGAGCAGCCGTAAGGACTTCTGGCTCTGTGTAACTTTTTGATCACGAATTTTTGCATAGGGATAGATACTAGAGAATCTAGACcactttttttaacctttttattgaATTACAATATTTATTAGAACAGTGGTTCCTAAATTGGAGTGCACTTCATCGTTACCCaaatttcaaaatgctttttatAAGCTTTTGCAATCTTAGAGGTTTTAGATGACTAATTATATCAGAGATGGCAAATGGGTCTCTCTGCCCACCGCAGACTTCCTGATTTGGTCTGATACTTGCTCTTCATCCTGGGATGTGTCTCAGAATCTTTCACAGCATGGAAGAAAGGTAGTCTTCACCAGCAGATCAGTTGGAATTGGAAATGAAGCCTCTTTGCCATTGGCTGGATCAGATATTTCAGATTAGGGTGAAGTGGAGGtttattgatatttaaaattcagagCATCAGAAAATTATAAAGGTCTGTTCTTATCATCAGTAGAAGTTTGTGCTGTTTGTAATTGTGGCCTCTCATAAAGGCCACACTGGATACAGTTGTACCAAGGTCTGTAGTCATTATTGATGCAGTAACTGGATACACAACTCCCTTTAAGatctagtgtttttttttccctcaaaagacTAGCTGTTTCCAAGAGATTTAAGAGAAGGCTTATTGGCATGTTTCTACCCAGATGGGTATCTCTCGAAGTATGTGCCACTTTGAACTGCTTTTCCATCTCTGCAAGGATGGAAACTAGCAGAGGAGGATCGGATTCATTAATGCTTGTCCCAGGATATGAATGTTATTTCTCCTTGACTTACTGAGGGTCCATTGTTAGTATTATCAGATTGTAAGACTTGCTGAGTATGGTCTCAACTTCTCTCCTGTTTTAGGAAGTATTCCTTGGACAAAGAACCCCTTGAGAAGTGCTCTCTCAAACTAGGTTTCCTACCAGTGAGGCTCTGGCAGAACCACTGCTGATGAGGGGGATCGGGAGTCCTAACCTTCTTCAAAATAAACCAGGATATGGCTGGACTAGAACAAGTTCTGAGAGCTGCCAGACAGTCCTGACTGGCTATACCACCATGTAACTCATGGCCTTTGGGACCTGGGACAACCTAGATGATTGAACCACTCTTTCATGAAAAATATCTTGAAGTTAGTTCTGATTCGGGGCTTGGCAGGGAGTTTGGGAGAAGCACTGTAGTAGAAACGGGATAATTTAATTGCCAACAGTAAAGTCATGCCTGTAGCCTATTTAAGGAGCCTGTCTTCACTGGGTCTTGTGCCAAAGTCTTAAAAACAGTGTTTTGTAGCATTAAACCATGTACAGACTATGGACATTTCTGAACCAGGCTGGTGTTTTCTTTGATTATTGATAGAATGGGATATTGTATTAATTCCaaatcatgtattttttaaatttacatttaaacttCTCTGAAATCAGAAGCTGCTTTATAGTTGATAGCTGCATTTAATATAAGGTCCTTCACATCTCCCAAACTTGACAGTAGACTAAGATTTAGTAAGTTGATGGTATCCACAGAATTAAGGAAACATGGCATATATATTAGAAACCACGAATTTCTTCCGGTGAAGACAAGGTGCTAATACCTTTCATTTAGCTCCTTTACAGCCAGGCTTGTTGACTTTGCATTACAACAGTTGGTGAGTAAAACATGGCAGTTACAATGACATTAGCCATGTGCTAGCCTTAGGATTAGTTGGGGGTACCATCTGACCCCAGAGTAATGTATTTTTCTGGAGGAGAAAGCATCAATGGCAGTGACTTGGAGCCTTTTAGATGACccacagtaaaaatattttagtatttgaCCAAATActtttacatacacacacgtaAATGTTGCATAGAACAAAGTTATTACCCTATTGTATGTGATGCACTTGATACTTTTCtggtttttttcctatttctttttttttttaacgtgttgGTCACAACTCACTCAGTAATTTTTCCTGAACAGTGGATCCACTCAGTTGATTTCACATCCCATTACTAGGTTAGAACCTACCTACTCgtttaaaaattgctttacaaagttaaTTAACTGAAGAGAATAAAGACCCCCTTATTCACAGGCACCCTGGAACTTCCTATTGCCCCTgtgaaatggtaaaaaaaaaaaaaaaaagtggattaaataaaaagtaagtGGGTTTCACGGGAGTAAAAATTCCTCCTAATGATCAAGCAGATTCTTAGTTCGAATTAAGTAAAGATGGCTAAAGAGAGTCACAGACAAGTCTGTTTCTGTGATGTGACAGCTGGTTTTGTCCATGGGCTTGTCTTAAGGTGTAACATTGAAGGCTGAAATCTGTAGACTATAGAGAGTTTCAAGCCTGCAAATGGGCAAGAAAGCCCTTTCAGGCTGCTAATCAGTAGTGTGTTTTTGGTGAGTATCTAGAGAAAGATGCCAATTTTGGTTGCTGATAAAACCAAGCTAATTGTGATTAATCAGTTCCTTCCTCAAAAGCTTAAACTGCTGGGAAAAAAGGTAATATACCTAGCTACTTGAGCATCGataacttagttccctgactggggtctGAACCCAGGCCCTAGCATTGAAAGCACTGAATCCTGCCTACTAGACCCCCAGGGAATTTCTGAGCATtgataaaatgaaatatcttttttagtAGAATAAAGGGGACAATGCTGACTGAATTTAATATTAACACATTCTGCCCAGAACACTTAAAGAAGAACTTACCTTACAATGAGCTAGAACCATGTGGTATTTAACAGTTTTAGTGCCTACTGAAAAACTAAATGACTTGTTTCTGTGTCCACAGAATCTTGTGGAAGAAGAATGAAGTTGCTGATTATGAAGCTACAACATTTTCCATCTTCTATAATAATACCCTATTTCTGGTCTTGGTCATTGTTGCTTCCTTCTTTATACTGAAGAACTTCAACCCCACAGTGTATCCTTTTAAAGGTTGATTATCCTTTTTAGAAGTTTAGAAACagttcattttggtttttatttgtcTGAGTGGTTTTTGGTAACAAAAACTGCAAAGGGAGTCACCCCCTTAATAAGCACTGTGACCTTAGGCATGTTTCTGGATGTTTAAAATAAGGGCTTTTGGTTTGATTTgaagttcttttaattttatgatcaAGACTTCATGATAAATAATGGGTATTGCAAAGCAGTCTTAGATATATGATGATGTGTACCTAcctggtttaaaaaaacaaacatgctaaggagccaaagcaaacttgcCTTCTTTGACAGCTCCTGGCGTAAGTCCTGTATCTGCTGGTACTTTGGGGCTTTGGGGTTGGGTGGATAGCCAGTGAAGTTAAATTGGCACATTTTATAACAGCTTAATAGTGTTTCAAGTTGCTCTTAAATTGAGCTTTTGGGCAAGAATCAGTCTTCTCTTGTTAAGGTAATTTATTAAAAGTGTTATCCAGGAATGCGCAGCCAAATTTTCAACAGTAGGAGATTCTGATGTAATGAAATAGCAGATACTCTCCAACTTGTATCTtctgggaatactggagtgatttgccccAAACACTCTAGTCCTGAGACTGAGAGTAGCTGCAAACTTTGTGAACCTCCTTGCTTTCACAGGCCAGCTGTAGCCAAAACACTGATGGACAAGGAAAACTTACTTTTCCTTTGCTGTTGATGCGGGGGTTGGTAAAGAAATCAAGTCTCTTCTTCCTCCCTATGTTCTTTGATCAGCTCTTTTCCTGAGGGTTAAATGGAATTCAGATGTTTTCTTTGTGATCATGTGTTCTAGGTTTGTCTTAAGTGTTTTCTGTTGGAACATATTCCCTGTGAATGTTCTTCGTTCTTTATAGTCTCCTCTCTGGTAAATTGTATTTGCAAACAATGGGACTGCACATTATTGTCGTTAGATAGCGTGTCAGGAGGAAAACAGTACATTCCAAGGAGGTgggttctttttgttttgttgaaaaccaatttggggttgatttttccTTAACATTGAATTCTTACAGGAACTACATTTTGTCCATAAGTGCTTCCTCAGGCCTCATCGCCCTCCTGTCTACTGGTTCCAAGTAGACTGCCTCAGCTTTGCCACCCCCTGCTCCCCGCTGCCCTGACTTTGTATCTATGGGTGGCCTGTGGTATGTGGAAAAATAGCAGGGTGGTCAGGGTGGAAGACACACAAGCTGTTTTTGTAAGTCTGGAGTTTGAGGGtttaaaaaacccaacaaaatgtaattcaatatttgtttattggctcttttttttttttgacagattGTTGAAATTAAATGAATTGAAAGGGAAACGCAGAGTACTAGGACatttattaaaaggcaaaaagtgTTGCAATCACAAGTGTTACAATCACAAGAGGAGAAAATAACTTGTTTCCTTGATTTGTCAGAGGTCACAGTAACCTGGACTGAGctgttattatttataatagtagcAAGAAGTTAATAACTGGTTCTGTGTGTTCCAAGCACAATAttacaacttttattttttgttttgagccataaatatcagaatgaatcgtCTCCCTCTGGGGGACTGAACAGAAGCATCATGCTTGCAAGTCTCTGACTTtgtgatttgaaataactcagttaAAACATGGTTTCTCCAACTGGGAGAAGAGAAACTTGTGGAAAAgttgtatgtgttttttttttctaagaataaaGGCAGCCAAGGTAATAGCCTAAAAATAGTACCCAGGCATATGAGTTGTCCTGTGGGGTTAAAGCACACACTGTTCAGCTCTGTAGCATTAGCCCTGGGTGGGTGTCCAGGGAGGTTAGCTCAACCCTCCCATGTTGGTTTGACCTGTTAAGAGAATGGAGTCCTTGTTTCCTCTTGACCAGGGTCTCCCATCACTGGAGGAATGTTCAGCAAGAGAGTCTCTATCCTGAATATTGACGTGTAAGAGACCAAAGTGATTTTTGTGATCTTAGTTCTGGAATTCTAAAAACTCTCCAAGGAATTACAGTGGTTTTGGTACTGCTCAGCATTTTTCCATGAGGACTTTCATAAATTTGACCTTTAGTCCACAAGTTCCCATGAGTTGTAAAACAAAATACCTCTCTCTTCAGTCCTGGTGAAGAGCAGTCGCCCATTTTTTAACCAAGGTGTTTATAGCTAATTGTTTTTGTGTGATTTGAAAAAGTTTGAGCTTTTCTTGAACTTTCATCACTTAAAAGGTCATGGACTCACAGGTGGTACTAGCTTTTGACCACATTCAGTAGCTTTTGACCACATTCAGTACCTTTCTGTAAGCAATTtgttcttattgttgttcagtcgctaaactgtatccaactctttgtgaccctatggactgtagctcaccaggctcctctgtccatggattttccaggcaagaatactggagtgggttgctgtttccttctccaggggatcttcccgactcagggatcgaactttaCCATTTGGGT belongs to Bubalus kerabau isolate K-KA32 ecotype Philippines breed swamp buffalo chromosome 2, PCC_UOA_SB_1v2, whole genome shotgun sequence and includes:
- the SSR3 gene encoding translocon-associated protein subunit gamma, coding for MAPKGGPKQQSEEDLLLQDFSRNLSAKSSALFFGNAFIVSAIPIWLYWRIWHMDLIQSAVLYSVMTLVSTYLVAFAYKNVKFVLKHKVAQKREDAVSKEVTRKLSEADNRKMSRKEKDERILWKKNEVADYEATTFSIFYNNTLFLVLVIVASFFILKNFNPTVNYILSISASSGLIALLSTGSK